One window of Oreochromis niloticus isolate F11D_XX linkage group LG23, O_niloticus_UMD_NMBU, whole genome shotgun sequence genomic DNA carries:
- the LOC100705894 gene encoding gamma-glutamylaminecyclotransferase → MRLWSSGLMTRVFVYGTLKKGQPNNYRMFDSNNGKAEYLGSAFTIQKYPLVITTEYNIPFLLDIPGQGHRVHGEIYKVDDQMLKFLDDFESVPTMYQRTVVQLEVKEWVGKMEGEEMLSPGSITEVFVYTTTTYKPDWPSLPCYESYDAEGDHGLKYKRREERD, encoded by the coding sequence ATGCGTCTTTGGTCCTCTGGCCTCATGACTCGGGTCTTTGTTTACGGCACtctgaagaaggggcagcccaACAACTACCGCATGTTTGACAGCAACAATGGAAAGGCCGAGTACCTGGGTTCGGCGTTCACCATTCAGAAATACCCACTAGTGATCACCACCGAGTACAACATCCCTTTCCTTCTCGACATCCCTGGCCAGGGTCACCGAGTGCACGGGGAGATCTACAAAGTGGATGACCAGATGCTGAAATTCCTGGACGACTTTGAAAGCGTCCCAACTATGTACCAGCGGACGGTGGTCCAGCTGGAGGTGAAGGAGTGGGTGGGGAAGATGGAAGGAGAGGAGATGCTGTCACCGGGTAGCATCACGGAAGTGTTTGTGTACACCACCACGACGTACAAGCCAGACTGGCCCTCACTGCCGTGCTACGAGAGCTATGACGCAGAGGGAGATCACGGTCTCAAATATAAGCGTAGAGAAGAGCGGGACTGA